The genomic DNA TCTCGGTCAATCCGCCGCCTGACTAGGCTATGCTTGATCCCTTCCGCTGGACCGAGTTTACAAACAGGACCAACGAGGCGGCCAGGAGAACGGCATCTTTCAAGAGGAACTGACCGGGCGCCGCCGAAATTGCGGGGAAGCCGCCCGCGGTTTGCTCGGCCACGCCAGGCGTGCTCACGAAGAACGTCAATGTTATGGCGTAGGTCGCGATCGACATCGCAGCGCCGAGAGCCGAAAAAGCGGAGCGAAAGGCGCCAGCAATCAGGGCGGCTGCCGTCGCGAGTTCGATCACAC from Sphingobium sp. CAP-1 includes the following:
- a CDS encoding YkgB family protein → MRIFDSYDFRVAEHNRNDLAFLRWALVIVFLWFGGMKFTAYEANGIAPFIDNSPVMHWLNMFGVQGQSYVIGVIELATAAALIAGAFRSAFSALGAAMSIATYAITLTFFVSTPGVAEQTAGGFPAISAAPGQFLLKDAVLLAASLVLFVNSVQRKGSSIA